The stretch of DNA CAACGCCGGCGAGCTCGAGCGGCGCCGCCGGCATCCCGGCGCGTTCGCGCAGCACGTCGCCGGCCGTTTCGCCGCCAAGGAGGCCGCGATGAAGGCGCTCGGCACGGGCTTCCGGGGCCTCTCGTTCCGCGAGATCGTCGTCGCCCGCGAGCCGTCCGGAAAGCCGTCGATTCGCTTCCGGGGGCGCGCGCGGGACCTCGCCGACGACCTCGGGGTCGCCTCGGCCGAGGTCACGATCACCCATACGGAGCGCACCGCGGCCGCGGCCGTGCTCCTCGTCTGCGCGCCGCCGAATTCTTGACTGCTCCCGGGGGACCTTGTTACCTTGGACGATTCGTGCACCCATGAGCGACGCGCCTGACTACAAGTCCACGGTGAATCTTCCGTCGACGACCTTTCCGATGAAGGCGGAGCTCGCGCGGCGCGAGCCGGAGCGCCTCGCCGCGTGGAAGGCGATGGATCTCGAGGGTAAGGTCCGGGCGGCGTCCGCCGGACGCGAGAAGTGGATCTTCCACGACGGCCCCCCTTACGCCAACGGGCACACTCACCTGGGAACCGCGCTCAACAAGATTATCAAGGACGCGATCGTCCGGTCGCGGACGATGGAGGGATTCGACGCGCCCTTCGTCCCGGGATGGGACTGCCACGGACTCCCGATCGAGCGCCAGGTCGACAAGGAGCTCGGGGGCAAGCGCCGCGAAATGTCCGACCTCGAGATCCGCCGCGCCTGCCGCGCCTACGCGGAGAAGTTCGTCGCGATCCAGATGGAGGAGTTCCAGCGGCTCGGCGTCCTCGCCGAATGGAGCCGGCCGTATCTCACGATGGCATTCCCGTACGAGGCCGAGATCGCGCGGTGTTTCGGCGACTTCTACGGGAAGGGGCTCGTCTACAAGGCGCTCAAGTCCATCCGGTGGTGCTTCACCGACCGCACGGCCCTGGCCGAGGCGGAGCTCGAGTACTCCGAGAAGAGCGATCCGGCGATATACGTCGGCTTCCAGTTCGTGGATCGCGCGGAGGTCCTCGAGCGTTTCGGCCTCGACGAAGTACAGGGATCGCTAGGCCAGTATGCTCACTTCACCGGACCGTTCGCGCTGATCTGGACGACGACGCCCTGGACGATCCCTTCGAACCTCGCGATCGCCGTCCACCCCGAGGAACAATACACAATCTTTCCGGCCGAAGGACGGCTCTGGATCGTGGCCGAGAGGCTGCGCCCGGTGGTCCAGAGGCTCAAGGAATGGGACCGTGCGACGGGGGTCGCTGCATTCGCGACCATCCCCGGCCGCGCGCTCGTCGGGCTCCGGTACGAGCATCCCCTCCCTCCCGACGCGCGCGGCCGCGTCGAGGACCCGTCCAAGGTCCATCGCGTCGTCGCGGCCGACTACGTCACGATGGACGCGGGCACCGGGCTCGTCCACACGGCGCCGGGGCACGGCGAGGACGATTTCCGGACCGGGCAGCGGGAGGGTCTCCCGGTGCTCTCGCCGGTCGACGACGCGGGCCGCTTCACGGACGAGGTGCCGCGGTACCGGGGGACGAAGGTGCTCGACGCGAACCCGCGGATCGTCGACGACCTCCGGGAAGCCGGCGCCCTCGTCCACGCCGACCCGAATTACCGCCACGAGTACCCGCACTGCTGGCGGTGCCGCAATCCGGTGATCTTCCGCGCGACCGAGCAGTGGTTCGTCGATCTCGAGAAACCGGGCGAGAACATCCGGGAACGCGCCGCGGAGGCGATCCGCCGGGTCCGGTGGATCCCGGCGTGGGGAGCGGAGCGAATCGGCGGAATGGTCGAGAACCGCCACGAGTGGTGCGTGTCGCGCCAGCGCCGCTGGGGATCGCCGATCACCGTCGTCTACTGCGATTCCTGCCGGGCGGTCTTCCCCGACCCGAAGGACCCGGACGCATGCGGCGCCTTCTTCGCGAAAGTCGTCGCGGCGTTCCGCGAGGCGGGCGGCGACGCGTGGTTCGACCCGGACCGCCCGGCGGCCGCCTTCCTCCCCGATGGATTCCGCTGCTCCTGCGGCGCAACGGAGTTCGTCAAGGAGCGCGATGTCCTCGACGTCTGGTTCGACTCCGGCGTCTCGCACGAGGCGGTCCTGAAATCCGGCGTCTGGCCGGAGCTTCGCTGGCCGGCCGACGTCTACGTCGAGGGCCACGACCAGCACCGCGGATGGTTCCAGTCGTCGCTCCTCACGTCCGTCGCGCTGGAAGGCGGGCGCGCCCCCTTCCGCACCGTGATCACCCACGGGTTCGTGGTCGACGGGGCGGGCCGCAAGATGTCGAAGTCGCTCGGCAACGTCATCACTTCTCATGAGATCGTGGCGCGGGAGGGGGCCGACGTGCTGCGGCTGTGGGTTCTCGGTCTCGACTACCGGGAGGACCAGCCGCTCTCCCCCGAGATCATCGCGCGGACCTCCGACGCGTACCGGAAGATCCGCAACACCGGGCGCTACCTGCTCTCGAACCTCTTCGATTTCGACCCGGAGCGCGACGCCCTCGCGGATTCCGCGCTCTTGCCGTTCGACCGCTGGGCGGTCGCCCGGGCGTCGGAGCTCGAGCGCCGGGTGCGCGCGGCGTTCGAGGCATTCGAGTTCCACGTCGGCGTCCGCGCGATTCACGACTTCTGCGTCGTGTCGCTGTCCTCGCTCTACCTCGACGTCCTCAAGGATCGCCTTTACGCGTCGGCCGCCGCGGCGCCCGAGCGCCGGTCGGCCCAGACCGCCCTGTACCGGATCGGGCGTCGCCTCGCCATGCTGACCGCGACGATCCTCCCATTCACCGCCGACGAGATCTACGAGGCGCTCCCGGGAAAGCGGGAACAATCGGTCCATCTCGAGCGTTTTGGCCGCATGGATGCCGAACCCCTGCCCGAACCGGTCGAACGCGCCTGGGAGCGTCTCTTGAGCCTGCGCGAAGAGGTCACGAAAGTCCTCGAGGATCGCCGGAAGCAGCGGGTGATCGGCTCCTCGCTCGAGGCCGCGCTGACGTTCTCCGCCGACCCGGCCCTCGCCGAGGACCGTCGAGAGACGGGGTGGGAAGGCCTTCCGTTCGCCGATTTCTTCATCGTCTCCGATCTCGACGAGAGCGCCGGCCCGCTCGAGATCGCGTCGGCCGCCTATCCCGG from Thermoanaerobaculia bacterium encodes:
- the acpS gene encoding holo-ACP synthase, with translation MIPFSVRLGLDLAEVDRIARAIDRWGETFLERIFNAGELERRRRHPGAFAQHVAGRFAAKEAAMKALGTGFRGLSFREIVVAREPSGKPSIRFRGRARDLADDLGVASAEVTITHTERTAAAAVLLVCAPPNS
- the ileS gene encoding isoleucine--tRNA ligase, coding for MSDAPDYKSTVNLPSTTFPMKAELARREPERLAAWKAMDLEGKVRAASAGREKWIFHDGPPYANGHTHLGTALNKIIKDAIVRSRTMEGFDAPFVPGWDCHGLPIERQVDKELGGKRREMSDLEIRRACRAYAEKFVAIQMEEFQRLGVLAEWSRPYLTMAFPYEAEIARCFGDFYGKGLVYKALKSIRWCFTDRTALAEAELEYSEKSDPAIYVGFQFVDRAEVLERFGLDEVQGSLGQYAHFTGPFALIWTTTPWTIPSNLAIAVHPEEQYTIFPAEGRLWIVAERLRPVVQRLKEWDRATGVAAFATIPGRALVGLRYEHPLPPDARGRVEDPSKVHRVVAADYVTMDAGTGLVHTAPGHGEDDFRTGQREGLPVLSPVDDAGRFTDEVPRYRGTKVLDANPRIVDDLREAGALVHADPNYRHEYPHCWRCRNPVIFRATEQWFVDLEKPGENIRERAAEAIRRVRWIPAWGAERIGGMVENRHEWCVSRQRRWGSPITVVYCDSCRAVFPDPKDPDACGAFFAKVVAAFREAGGDAWFDPDRPAAAFLPDGFRCSCGATEFVKERDVLDVWFDSGVSHEAVLKSGVWPELRWPADVYVEGHDQHRGWFQSSLLTSVALEGGRAPFRTVITHGFVVDGAGRKMSKSLGNVITSHEIVAREGADVLRLWVLGLDYREDQPLSPEIIARTSDAYRKIRNTGRYLLSNLFDFDPERDALADSALLPFDRWAVARASELERRVRAAFEAFEFHVGVRAIHDFCVVSLSSLYLDVLKDRLYASAAAAPERRSAQTALYRIGRRLAMLTATILPFTADEIYEALPGKREQSVHLERFGRMDAEPLPEPVERAWERLLSLREEVTKVLEDRRKQRVIGSSLEAALTFSADPALAEDRRETGWEGLPFADFFIVSDLDESAGPLEIASAAYPGLTFAFRRAPGRKCARCWKVRPEVPEGGVCERCRGVLSEDGRVSAGAAP